GTAGCCGTCATGCGTGAAGGAGAGGTGCCCATCCTGTTCGACGTGCGCTCGGGCCAGCTCCGTGCCCACGGGGACGTCTCCCCGCGCGAGCCGCGCCGTTCCCAGCTTCAGCGACCCGCCTCGCACGGGCTCCGTCTCGGGGCGGACGGGCGTCAGCGTGAGTCCGTCCCCGTCCGCCCGCACGTCATAGGTCGAGCGTCCGCCGCGCCAACCCGCTCCCTCCTGCCGGTAGGCCAGGCGCACCTGACGGATGACGGCTCCGATGTCGAAGGGGGCGCTCACGTTTCCGGACGAGGGCCCAGCCGGGGGTGACTCGGGCGTCTTCTCCCGTGCACAGGACAGGACGAGGAAGAGGACAGCCGCGAGTGTGGCTCGCGAGGAACGAAGACAGGATGCGTGCATATTGTCCTTTTGCTTCGAGGAGAAGGGCACCCATCCCCCCCTCGCTGAGTTCAGCTTCGCATCGAAGGCGCCAAGGCCGTGGAGAAGTCCGGGATGTTTACTGGTCGAAGCTCTGTAAGTACAGCCGCATGGGCCGCGAGGCGCTCATGGGCCCGCGGCAGCCGTTCGGCCACGAGTCCGGTCCCTCGAAGGAGTCGCTTCCAGTGAAAAGCGGCTACTCGCTATGTCCGGTCAAAGCAGGGGGTTCTGCTGGTTTCCAGCAAAAGCACGCAGGTCCAGAGGAAATCTTGGTAGAGGGCGGTGGTGAACGGGTTTGGGCGGATGGTGCTCGAGCGGACGATGCGCATCTCATTGGACGGGCTGTTGTTTACTTCGAGTCCCTGCTGCTTGAGTTGAGAGTTCCAGGAAAAGTAGTGCTCAAGCGATGAAATGAGGGCATGGATGGACTTTCTCGTGATCATCAAGACGGATTGGGTGCTTCCCACATCCGAATTCAAGAGTCAGTTGCTGGCTCGGTGGCCAACTGCACATACGCGCGATATTGAAGACATCAGTCGGCCAGCTGTCCTGGACTTCGAACTTTCCATGGAGAAATCAGTGCTCTTTGGAACGTTTTATCGGAAAGGACAATCGGCGAGCTTCTCTGGAGATCTGGCGGATTGCGCGGCATTCGCTCTTTGGTTTCGCCAGCTCATTCCGTCAGGTGAAGAGATCATATTCTGCGACGAGATGGTGAATATGAGCCTCGAGCTGAGCCTTGAGACGACTCCTGCTGATATTGCCAGTGCTGTGTTGGCATCATAGGGATAAGCAGGAACACACATTCCTGTCCCTTGCCCTTGAGCAGGGGGCTGGCATGGGACACAGGACGTTTCAAGAGGACCTCGAAGGCTTCGGGTCCAGGGACCTTGGGGTCCTGGTCATAGAGGAAAACGCCCAGCTCATCCCAGGTCAGGATGCCTTCGTTTTCCCGGCTGGGCGGACCGAGCATCCGCCACCAGGCTCCGGTGTCCTCCCAGGGCAGGAGTTGCCAATGCTCTCATCTGCTCCCCTTCATGAGCCTGGTGGCACGTTCCTTCAACTCCTGGATGTGCCGAGAGGCCTGCTTCGTCCACTCCTCTGCCCAGCCCTTCGCGCCCATGCGTGCGATGACCTCCCGATGGCCTGGGTCCACGCCTGGACGCGGTCCTTCATCCATCCAGCGTTGCCATGGGGGTCGATCCAGGCGGGGTGCAGGAAGTAATGGGAGGCGGTGAGCACCACGTCGTCCGCAGTGGCCTTGCCGCTCCATGCCCGTTGGATGACCTTGCCCACGTCCAGCACGGCGCCCGCCGCCAGGGTGGCCGCGAGGGCGTGCAGTGGGTGGTCATCATGGTCCTTGGCCAATTGCGTATGCGTTGGATTGGTGCTCGAGCGATCGCTCAGGAAGACGGTCTGCGCATCGTCGAGGAGGTTGCCCGCGGATTGGACGATACCTCCAATACCCGCCTTGAGGTAGCGCATCACCACGCCCACCGTCTCGCAACTCAAGGTGGCGAGGGTGGGGTGATCCTTCTCCAATCCATTCCACCATTTCGACAGGCCGCCCAGCATGTCGTGGCTCTCCGTGTACCCCTGATCCTCCATGATGATCAGGAGGATTTCCGTCAACGAACTCGTCTCACCCGGGATGCACGCGTGCTCCTTCTGCATCGATTCGGCGATGCCCAGGATGAGGCTCGCCATGGTGTCCAGTCCGCCGAACTGACCACTGGTCAGGACCAGGGAGGAGGCATCACCCGCCTTTGCACCCTGGGCGGGCACCCATGGTTCCACCCAGGCGCCAAGCTGGATGAGCATCAGTTCCACGAAGTTCGTATGACTGAAGAAGTCCTCCAGGGTGTGCAGCGCATGGCCGAAGTGCCGCAAGCCGTCATCCGTGCGCCCCAGCTTCACGGCCGTGCGCAGCTGGGTGCTCATGTAGTGGAATGCGCTGTAGGACGCCTCCGGGACGAGGTCCCCCGTGGCGCCAGGAATCTGGATGAGGCCGGGTGAATCCTGGCTCGTGAAGATGTAGCTGCGGCCGTCGGCAGTCCTCTTTCGGCAGCCCACCTTGGTGTAGAGCTGCCGGGAGACTTCGTCCTTGACGTCGGTACCGAAGTTGTGGCGTGCCAAGGCCTGCCAGGTGAGCCCATTCGCGCGGGCGATGCTGTCCAGCGTTTCCCCATCCTTCACACGGTGGGGGCGCGGCGGTCGGCCTCCGGTCAGGCCCCCGGTGCGAATGAAGTTCTTCATCCGCAGGGACTTGATGGCCAGCTCCTCGGCGAGGCAGGCGCCCCGGAAGGCGGGATCGATGGCGCGGGCGTCCGTGATGCCGTTTGGATTATCGATGTGCTCCTCGTTGCGGTAGACGCCCAGACGTTGGGCATTCACCCGGAACTTGGGCACATTCCCGAACTTCTCTCGTGCCATGACGTCCACGATGCGCGTGATGGATTCTCGGGACAGTCTCATGTCGACCCGGGCGCCCTTCTTGCGGACCAGCTTGGGGTCTACGAGCTGCGAATGGTCACGCAGCCAATTGCCGAAATAGATGGCTTTGAGTGCATCGAGTTTGAAATTGGCGTCTTCCAGGGCATCCTCGATGGACTCATGTCCGAAGGAGCCCTCGCGTCCGGAGCCACGTCCCGCGCCGAAGTACTCCAGGTCCCCCGAGCGGGCATCCTCACGCTGTTCTGTCGCGTTCAGGAAGCGCTGGACGGCCGTTGTCATGTCCGCGAACTCCACCTCCAAGGCCACCGAGCCCCTGGCTGTGGTGTAGCGGGCGAACTCGCGGCGTTGCTGCCCTCGGCTGTACCCGAAGTCGATGAGGGCATATGCCACCCGGGCCCCCTCATCGAGAAGTGCATCTCCTCCGACGGAGGAGTAGTGCGTGCGCAGCAGCCGGTCCAGGTGATGGCCAAACTCCTCGATGAGACACACGAGCAGTTTCCAGGCCTCGTTGTTGTCGCTCCGCGCCTGGAGCACGAGCCCACGGGAGATGAGGATGGAGCGGCTCGGACCGTGGTAGGCGGCTGGGTGCCCGTCGAGTTCATCGCGAACGATGAAGATCCGAGGTGGGGGCAGGGAGCCGTTGAGCACGGCGGAGCGCAGGCGCTGGATGGCGGTTCGAGGAATCTCTTCGCCAAAGATGAGCTGAAACCACGACAGCAACTCGTCCGGCGTCATCGACGTGACGAGCGAGTGCAGCTCCTCGAGAGCCAAGGTGCTCTGGAGCACTTCGCCTTCCATGGCGATCCAGGTAGGCGTGACCGAGGAGTTCCCGAAGGGTCTGGTGCGAAGTCGAGGCACCACCGTGTTGCGCCGCGAGAGAGGCACCGTGGAAGGAGAAGCGGGGGAGGGTGCGGGCCGGGTGGAGGATGGGTCTACCGGCGGAATGGTCAGTACCTGTCCTACCCAGAGCAGACGAGCGTCCTGGATGCGGTTGGCGGCGACGAGTGACTCCAGCGAGACCTGGTAGCCCAGTGCCAGCCGGGAGAGGGTGTCCCCTGCGCGAACCCGATGTGTTCGGGGAGTGAGTCCTGGTGGCGGTAAGGGATGGGACGCGTTGGGCGGGAGTTGTTGGGTGCGCGTGTGGCTTCGTGGCTTGTCCGCCATGGATGTTCCCCCCTGGGTGCGCACTTGGGCGCATCGGCTGCCCGGCTACTGTGGCAAGGCGGAAGAGGCGGAACAAGAGCCTACGACTGAGCGGCTCGTGCGAGCGTTTCTGGACACCAGCAGCACGACCGCTGACGATCACTTGGAGATGCTGAAGGCCGTGAGAGAGCGGTCATGGCCATAGTCGAGCCGCACGTAGAAATCCCCCATGTAGTAGCTGAATATCCCGCTCATGTAGTCGCGGGCAAAATCAGAGCCTTTCTTGTCCCGATTGATTTCATGGATTTTGGACCGGCTGGTGATGGCGGCGCCATCTACGAAGAGCCGGCCCGTGAAGGTTTTGCGTGGCCAGCTCTCGGGCTCTCCCTCGGTATGCGGGGAGTGCCTCGTGCGGCCCAGCAGAACCTCGAAGGATTCAGGCCCGGGACGTTGGGGATCCTGGTCGTAGAGGAAAACGCCTAGCTCGTCCCAGGTCAGGATGCCTTCCGTCTCTCGGCTGGGCGGACCGAGTACCCGCCGCCAGGCCCCGGTGTCCTCCCAGGGTAGGAGTTGCCCGTTGTAGCGTACGGTGGTTCCCTCCACGGTGAGGAGCGGGTTCTCGGGGGTCCCGGGGGCAGGTGGAGGCGCGGGCGCGGGCTCCCGACATCCCCCCAACAGCAGGAGCAAGACGCCCATCCAGATCCACGACGTGGCTCTCATCCTCGCTCCTTTTCCACTGCCCCCGGTACCAACCACTGCTGTGCTCTACGTCCGCCTCGAAGAGGAGGCCCCATGTCACGGAGCCTCCTCCCCGCGTGACGGCTACTTCTCGCGGCCTTCCTTCCACGCCTGGAGCAGCTGCTCATAGGGCACGGTCTCGCCCTTGGGCTTCTCGTTGGCGAGCTTCGGCTTGGGCGCGCCCGGCGCGTCGAACCAGAACTTCGCGTCCTTCACCTCGTTGAGCTTGGGCGGGCAGTTCTTCATGCCCGCGCGCTCCAGACGGCCGAGCACGTCGTCCATCTGCGAGGCCAGCGTGTCCATGGCCTCCTGGGGCGTCTTCTCACCCTCGACGGCGAGGCTGATGTTCTGCCACCACAGCTGCGCGAGCTTCGGGTAGTCCGGCACGTTGGTGCCCGTGGGCGTCCACGCCACGCGCGCGGGGCTGCGGTAGAACTCCACCAGGCCGCCCAGCTTGTCCGCCACCTTCGTCACGTGCTCGGAGCGGATGTCCGAGTCGCGGATGGGCGTGAGCCCCACCAGGAACTTCTTGAGCGACGTGGTCTTGGCCACCACGAACTGCGCATACAGCCATGCGGCCTTGCGGCGCTCCAGGGGCGTGCTCTTGAGCATCGTCCACGAGCCCGTGTCCTGGTAGCCGAGCTTCATGCCCTCCTCCCAGTACGGCCCGTGCGGCGAGGGCGCCATGCGCCACTTGGGCAGGCCCTTCTCGTCCACCACGGACAGGCCCGGCTTCATCAGCGGCGCGGTGAAGCCCGTGTACCAGAAGATCTGCTGGGCGATGTTGCCCTGGCCCGGCACCGGGCCCGCCTCGGAGAACGTCATGCCGGCCGCCTGGGGCGGCGCGTACTTCTTCAGCCACTCGATGTACTTGGTGAGCGCGTACACGGACGCGGGGCCGTTGGTGTCTCCGCCGCGCGTCACCGAGGCGCCCACCGGATTGCAGCCCTCCACGCGGATGCCCCACTCGTCCACTGGCTTGCCATTGGGCAGACCCTTGTCACCCGCGCCGGCCATGGACAGCCACGCGTCCGTGAAGCGCCAGCCCAGGGACGGGTCCTTCTTGCCGTAGTCCATGTGGCCGTACACCTTGACGCCGTCGATCTCCTTCACGTCGTTGGTGAAGAAGTCCGCGATGTCCTCGTACGCCGACCAGTTCACCGGCACGCCCAGCTCGTAGCCGTACTTCTTCTTGAAGCGCTCGCGCAGGTCCGGCCGGCTGAACCAGTCGTGGCGGAACCAGTACAGGTTGGCGAACTGCTGGTCCGGCAACTGGTACATCTTCCCGTCCGGCCCGGTGACGAAGCTCTTGCCCATGAAGTCGTCGATGTCGAGCGTGGGCAGCGTCACGTCCTTGCCCTCGCCCGCCATGAAGTCCGTGAGCGGCACCACGTGGCCGTAGCGCACGTGCGTGCCAATCAGGTCGCTGTCATTGACATACATGTCATAGATGTTGCGGCCCGACTGCATCTGCGTCTGGAGCTTCTCGATGACATCGCCTTCCTGGATGATGTCATGCTTGAGATTGATGCCGGTAATTTCCGAGAACGCCTTGGCGAGCGTCTTGGACTCGTACACGTGGGTGTCGATGCTCTCGGACACCACGTTGATGGTCTGGCCGCGGAAGGGCGCGGCGGCCTCGCGGAACCACTTCATCTCCGCGAGCTGCTGCTCACGGGTGAGGGTGCTCGGCTGGAACTCCTCGTCCACCCACTTCTCGGCGGCCTTCTCCAGGGCGGCCACGTCCACCTGTGGCTGCGCGGTGGCGGCGGGCTTGTCTCCCTCCGCCGGCTTCGACTCCTTCTTGCAGCCCGCCACCGGAACGGCCAGTGCCAAGGCCAACGTCCATACGGTCTTCTTCATCGGTCTACCCCCAGCGAGAAACGAAGACGAGGAACAGCAACGACAGAGCGGTGGCCACCCAGACGGACGCATCCGTCAGGCCCACCCAGGCCAGGTGCACGAAGGCGCTGCCCAGCAGCCCGACGAAGAGGCGGTCTCCGCGGGTGGTGCTCATGGGCAGCAGGCCCTTGCGAGGCAGGGACGGGGATCGGATTCCCCAGACGGTGTAGGCCGCGAGCACGAGCACGATGAAGCCGAAGAAGCCGGCCGTGGGGGCCGTCCACGCCATCCATTCCATGTCCATGGGGCTCACACCCTCCCCAGGGCGAAGCCCTTGGCGATGTAGTTGCGCACGAAGTAGATGACCACCGCGCCCGGCACGAGCGTCAGCACGCCCGCCGCGGC
Above is a window of Cystobacter fuscus DNA encoding:
- a CDS encoding DUF2160 domain-containing protein, whose product is MDMEWMAWTAPTAGFFGFIVLVLAAYTVWGIRSPSLPRKGLLPMSTTRGDRLFVGLLGSAFVHLAWVGLTDASVWVATALSLLFLVFVSRWG
- a CDS encoding HET-C-related protein, which codes for MLQSTLALEELHSLVTSMTPDELLSWFQLIFGEEIPRTAIQRLRSAVLNGSLPPPRIFIVRDELDGHPAAYHGPSRSILISRGLVLQARSDNNEAWKLLVCLIEEFGHHLDRLLRTHYSSVGGDALLDEGARVAYALIDFGYSRGQQRREFARYTTARGSVALEVEFADMTTAVQRFLNATEQREDARSGDLEYFGAGRGSGREGSFGHESIEDALEDANFKLDALKAIYFGNWLRDHSQLVDPKLVRKKGARVDMRLSRESITRIVDVMAREKFGNVPKFRVNAQRLGVYRNEEHIDNPNGITDARAIDPAFRGACLAEELAIKSLRMKNFIRTGGLTGGRPPRPHRVKDGETLDSIARANGLTWQALARHNFGTDVKDEVSRQLYTKVGCRKRTADGRSYIFTSQDSPGLIQIPGATGDLVPEASYSAFHYMSTQLRTAVKLGRTDDGLRHFGHALHTLEDFFSHTNFVELMLIQLGAWVEPWVPAQGAKAGDASSLVLTSGQFGGLDTMASLILGIAESMQKEHACIPGETSSLTEILLIIMEDQGYTESHDMLGGLSKWWNGLEKDHPTLATLSCETVGVVMRYLKAGIGGIVQSAGNLLDDAQTVFLSDRSSTNPTHTQLAKDHDDHPLHALAATLAAGAVLDVGKVIQRAWSGKATADDVVLTASHYFLHPAWIDPHGNAGWMKDRVQAWTQAIGRSSHAWARRAGQRSGRSRPLGTSRS
- a CDS encoding ABC transporter substrate-binding protein — translated: MKKTVWTLALALAVPVAGCKKESKPAEGDKPAATAQPQVDVAALEKAAEKWVDEEFQPSTLTREQQLAEMKWFREAAAPFRGQTINVVSESIDTHVYESKTLAKAFSEITGINLKHDIIQEGDVIEKLQTQMQSGRNIYDMYVNDSDLIGTHVRYGHVVPLTDFMAGEGKDVTLPTLDIDDFMGKSFVTGPDGKMYQLPDQQFANLYWFRHDWFSRPDLRERFKKKYGYELGVPVNWSAYEDIADFFTNDVKEIDGVKVYGHMDYGKKDPSLGWRFTDAWLSMAGAGDKGLPNGKPVDEWGIRVEGCNPVGASVTRGGDTNGPASVYALTKYIEWLKKYAPPQAAGMTFSEAGPVPGQGNIAQQIFWYTGFTAPLMKPGLSVVDEKGLPKWRMAPSPHGPYWEEGMKLGYQDTGSWTMLKSTPLERRKAAWLYAQFVVAKTTSLKKFLVGLTPIRDSDIRSEHVTKVADKLGGLVEFYRSPARVAWTPTGTNVPDYPKLAQLWWQNISLAVEGEKTPQEAMDTLASQMDDVLGRLERAGMKNCPPKLNEVKDAKFWFDAPGAPKPKLANEKPKGETVPYEQLLQAWKEGREK